DNA sequence from the Selenomonas timonae genome:
TTGCGGCAGATAAGGAACCTCTTGTCTTTCCGCAGACGACCTGTCACGGCGCGCTTGCACACTACATCACGACCTGCGATCCCGATCACTTTCAGCCGATGAACATCAACTTCGGGCTGCTTCCGCGCCTCGAGAATCTGCCGCGGCGCACGCGCAAGCCTCAGAAAAAACTTATGCTTGCAGAACGTGCCTTAGAGGAACTCACAAAGTTTCATGCGGAGCATATGAAAGGACTATACAGCGTATGATATTTCATGCAACAACCATTGTCGCCGTCAAGAAGGACAATAAGGTTGCCATTGCGGGCGACGGGCAGGTGACCTTCGGCGAGCGTGCCATTATGAAGGCAAATGCGCGCAAGGTGCGCCGCCTCTATCACGGAAAGATTCTCGCGGGATTTGCGGGATCGGTCGCGGATGCGTTTACCCTGTTTGAGAAATTCGAGGTCAAGCTCGAATCCTACAGCGGCAACCTGCAGCGCGCCGCCGTGGAGCTTGCGAAGGACTGGCGCACGGACAAGGTGCTGCGCAAGCTCGAAGCGCTGCTGCTCGTGGCGGATAAGGACGGCATTCTCATGATCTCCGGCAATGGTGAGGTCATTGAGCCGGACGGGGACTGTACGGCAATCGGCTCGGGCGGCTTTTTTGCACTCGCTGCCGCGCGTGCCCTCGTTGCGCACAGTACGATGGACGCACCCGCGATTGCGCAGGAATCGCTGTCGATTGCGGCGGACATCTGCGTCTATACGAATCATAATATTACGGTGGAGGTACTGGAATCATGAGTCAGATCGGGGTCAACGAACAGACGCCGCGCGAGATCGTTGCCGAGCTCGACAAATACATCGTCGGCCAGCACGAGGCAAAGCGCTCCGTCGCCATCGCACTCCGCAACCGCTGGCGCAGTCGGCAGCTGGATGATGATATGCGCGAGGATGTCGTGCCGAAGAACATCCTGATGATCGGCTCGACCGGCGTCGGCAAGACCGAGATTGCGCGCCGTCTCGCACGCCTCGTGCGCGCCCCGTTCCTCAAGGTAGAGGCGACGAAGTTCACGGAGGTCGGCTATGTGGGGCGCGATGTCGAGTCCATTGTGCGCGATCTTGTTGAAACCTCTGTGCGCATGGTGCGTCAGCAGAAGATCAATGAGGTGCAGGAAAAGGCGAAGGAGAACGCCGAGGAGCGTCTGATCGACGTATTCGTTCCGCCCGCGAAAAAAACCGCGAATCCGCTCAGCAATCTGTTTTCATCCGAGCAGGAGGAAAAGCAGGAGCAGGAGGAGCCGCCGAAGTATCAGGCGGGGCGCGAATGGGTGCGCAAACGCCTCAACAAGGGGGAACTTGAGAACGATGTGATCGAGATCGATGTGGAGGAATCCGCGCGGCCGATGGGCAGCATGTTTGCAGGT
Encoded proteins:
- the hslV gene encoding ATP-dependent protease subunit HslV — protein: MIFHATTIVAVKKDNKVAIAGDGQVTFGERAIMKANARKVRRLYHGKILAGFAGSVADAFTLFEKFEVKLESYSGNLQRAAVELAKDWRTDKVLRKLEALLLVADKDGILMISGNGEVIEPDGDCTAIGSGGFFALAAARALVAHSTMDAPAIAQESLSIAADICVYTNHNITVEVLES